The following are encoded in a window of Rubellicoccus peritrichatus genomic DNA:
- a CDS encoding discoidin domain-containing protein yields the protein MIPQSHLRAIACALILGLTITSLAEAQQKVLFIRGGSGTVGFFEGGADEQGADINNYATTNGNHGWGELHAALIAEGFDVEQLSEDPVTSASPYNIPTPVALDAIDLSQYAVIVFGSNNAEYTTAQVNAFMTYIQNGGAGLFISDANFGQFWGDAPSSDQLFLSRFGLTMNQDQGTYDIRRTDEFLVPAHPILNGVNSFDGEGVSPISITSTVTDITSTILTSARGSVRRNTGDAQGPSESSTVNDGTLVIATYGTGRVAGHFDRNTFFNDNGAGTNINRFENEQYARNLFNWLAGNPDFEVGVDNYAPRVHFPDIADGTVLTEGSDISVDAIAKDIDGTVSYVDLFLDDQLVARDSSSPYSWSGDALLQDLTAGTRVLKTVVTDNDGDTTESSIELTVQDGSGLENPLDRSFWNLSSSVNNSNELANAIDGDTSTRWPTRQFQTPGQTFTVDFTERQLIHRILLETVDNPEDYPRGYIVRGSNNGTDYTEIISGSGNGATTSIELSQPVTYRYIQIEQTGSSNNRWWSIHEINIYKPPTNSVLNSDSWLQFYFGDDLDDLTKESTHWGTTADFDNDGLNTLEELAFNSNPLIASSSNRPILVGQSFANDSINIQISYRQWKDGAGSPGAITANGINYNFEFSPDLETSSWTTAGITVQQVGDAVDNSDGTETVTLQVTPPVTSPERGFFRLNLTQD from the coding sequence ATGATTCCCCAATCCCATCTCCGAGCGATCGCTTGTGCCCTTATCCTGGGGCTGACAATAACCTCACTGGCAGAAGCGCAACAGAAAGTACTCTTTATTCGCGGAGGCAGCGGCACTGTCGGATTCTTTGAAGGCGGAGCGGATGAACAGGGAGCTGACATCAACAATTACGCCACAACCAACGGAAACCATGGCTGGGGGGAGCTCCATGCAGCACTTATCGCTGAGGGATTTGATGTTGAGCAATTAAGTGAGGATCCGGTGACCAGTGCGTCGCCTTACAATATTCCGACGCCGGTTGCTCTTGATGCCATAGATTTAAGCCAATACGCTGTGATTGTTTTCGGTTCTAACAATGCCGAATACACAACTGCACAAGTCAATGCGTTTATGACATATATTCAGAATGGCGGAGCCGGCCTGTTTATTTCTGACGCTAATTTCGGACAGTTTTGGGGAGATGCACCAAGTTCGGATCAACTTTTCCTCAGTCGCTTTGGTCTAACTATGAATCAGGATCAGGGGACTTATGATATTCGCCGTACTGACGAATTTCTTGTCCCGGCTCATCCAATTTTAAACGGCGTCAATTCTTTTGACGGCGAAGGAGTTTCTCCCATCTCGATCACTTCAACGGTGACCGATATCACGAGTACGATTCTGACAAGTGCCCGAGGAAGTGTTCGCCGAAACACGGGAGATGCTCAAGGCCCGTCAGAATCCAGTACAGTCAATGATGGTACCCTCGTTATTGCAACCTATGGCACCGGCCGTGTTGCCGGCCACTTTGACCGCAATACCTTTTTCAACGATAATGGTGCCGGCACAAATATCAATCGATTCGAGAACGAGCAATACGCTCGTAATCTTTTTAATTGGCTGGCTGGCAATCCAGACTTTGAAGTCGGCGTTGATAACTACGCCCCACGGGTGCATTTCCCCGACATAGCGGACGGAACAGTCCTGACTGAAGGTTCCGATATCAGTGTCGATGCCATCGCCAAAGATATCGACGGAACCGTTAGCTATGTCGATCTTTTTCTTGATGACCAACTTGTTGCAAGAGACAGCTCAAGTCCCTACAGCTGGAGTGGTGATGCACTGCTACAAGATCTCACTGCCGGCACCCGTGTTTTGAAAACAGTTGTTACCGACAATGACGGAGACACAACAGAAAGCAGTATCGAACTCACCGTTCAAGATGGTTCCGGCCTTGAGAATCCTTTGGATCGCAGCTTTTGGAACCTGAGTAGCTCCGTCAATAATTCAAACGAACTTGCCAATGCCATTGATGGAGACACCAGCACACGCTGGCCAACGCGACAATTTCAAACACCGGGTCAGACCTTCACCGTTGATTTCACTGAACGTCAATTGATTCATCGCATTCTTCTCGAAACAGTGGATAATCCAGAGGACTATCCACGCGGATATATTGTAAGAGGATCAAATAACGGCACAGACTACACCGAAATCATCAGTGGATCCGGCAACGGTGCGACAACCAGTATTGAGCTCAGTCAACCAGTCACTTACCGCTATATCCAAATTGAGCAAACCGGCAGCTCAAACAATCGCTGGTGGTCGATTCACGAAATCAATATCTACAAGCCACCCACAAACAGTGTTTTGAATAGTGACTCATGGCTTCAGTTCTACTTTGGGGATGATCTCGACGACCTGACCAAAGAAAGCACTCATTGGGGGACAACTGCGGATTTTGATAATGATGGCTTAAACACGCTCGAAGAACTCGCCTTCAATTCCAATCCGCTTATCGCATCTTCTTCAAACAGACCAATTCTTGTTGGACAGAGTTTTGCCAATGACAGCATTAATATTCAGATAAGCTATCGACAATGGAAAGACGGCGCAGGTTCACCAGGAGCGATCACCGCAAATGGTATTAACTACAATTTCGAATTCAGTCCAGACCTTGAAACGTCATCATGGACGACTGCGGGAATTACGGTTCAACAAGTTGGCGACGCAGTCGATAACTCGGACGGCACTGAAACCGTGACCTTACAAGTCACTCCACCAGTAACATCACCAGAGCGTGGCTTTTTTCGGCTCAATCTAACGCAGGATTAG
- the pgsA gene encoding CDP-diacylglycerol--glycerol-3-phosphate 3-phosphatidyltransferase — MNLPNLLSLSRVAFLFVIAILLYAPFKGAATLAFVLYIIAALTDWADGWVARRFNMITDFGKLMDALADKVLNVGIFVVLVTIPDLLGVWAVFMVLIILTREFLITGLRQVAAVRGVVLAAEKSGKVKTVFQIVSAGFLMAALFLHADFGASTAVSETFRWIGIILLVVATLMTLQSGYMYLSKYWHLLADEPSSAKGKGKK, encoded by the coding sequence TTGAACCTGCCTAACTTGCTTTCGCTCTCGCGAGTCGCGTTTCTATTCGTAATCGCGATCTTGCTCTATGCCCCATTCAAAGGGGCTGCAACGCTTGCTTTTGTCCTCTACATTATAGCCGCTCTGACGGACTGGGCTGATGGCTGGGTGGCTCGCCGTTTCAATATGATCACGGATTTCGGCAAGCTGATGGACGCTTTGGCAGACAAGGTCCTGAATGTTGGGATATTTGTGGTCCTGGTCACGATTCCCGACCTGCTCGGCGTATGGGCCGTTTTTATGGTGCTCATCATTTTAACCCGGGAGTTCCTCATCACCGGATTGCGTCAAGTTGCAGCTGTCCGCGGTGTCGTCCTGGCAGCAGAGAAGTCAGGTAAAGTAAAAACGGTGTTCCAGATTGTATCTGCAGGTTTTTTGATGGCTGCGTTGTTCTTACACGCTGACTTTGGTGCATCAACGGCTGTGTCGGAGACATTTCGCTGGATCGGTATTATTCTGTTAGTTGTCGCAACTCTGATGACGCTGCAATCAGGTTATATGTATCTCTCCAAATACTGGCACTTGCTGGCAGATGAGCCGTCATCTGCCAAAGGAAAGGGTAAAAAATGA
- a CDS encoding DUF2255 family protein — protein MTTSNKMTMIVDLPKLFLTQIIQPLRLSIRSALPYPESPQDLADLVNGSLKHEIRAGYTHRFIPILFVTVGDRVFCRRYTYGEPSWHSAFRADPPGQIKLDKTIVNIEGRVPADLNDKKPAIDQAYADKLKKLGARFMLAGAIESRAQESTMELILDAK, from the coding sequence ATGACTACGTCTAACAAAATGACCATGATAGTGGATCTGCCGAAACTTTTCCTTACGCAGATCATCCAGCCATTGCGCCTTTCTATTCGCAGTGCCTTACCCTATCCCGAATCGCCACAAGACTTGGCCGATCTAGTGAATGGTTCTCTAAAGCATGAAATACGCGCTGGATACACACACCGCTTCATACCCATCTTGTTCGTTACGGTTGGAGATCGTGTGTTTTGCCGACGCTATACCTACGGTGAACCATCCTGGCACAGTGCGTTTCGAGCTGATCCACCTGGACAGATCAAGCTTGATAAAACCATCGTGAATATCGAAGGCCGTGTGCCGGCTGATTTGAACGATAAAAAACCAGCCATTGACCAGGCCTATGCCGATAAGCTCAAAAAGCTTGGCGCAAGATTCATGTTGGCCGGAGCGATTGAATCCCGCGCCCAGGAAAGTACGATGGAATTGATTTTAGATGCTAAATAA
- a CDS encoding TerB family tellurite resistance protein yields the protein MDKLRLSVVLARALICAAWADDAIDPGEREFLDSFLRNIDGISETESKGLQALLDHRPLQSDILLTFKELREVAAIKEDREYILETVHGIFQSDGNFCDKEASFLQTLEKLLNADNENFYQEMSKVLESLKF from the coding sequence ATGGACAAGCTCCGCTTATCAGTTGTCCTGGCCCGCGCGCTCATATGTGCAGCCTGGGCGGATGACGCTATCGATCCCGGCGAAAGAGAATTCCTGGATTCCTTCCTTCGCAACATAGACGGCATCAGTGAGACGGAGAGTAAGGGCCTGCAAGCGCTTCTCGATCATCGCCCGCTTCAATCCGACATTCTCCTGACCTTTAAAGAGCTCCGTGAAGTCGCGGCCATAAAGGAAGACCGGGAGTATATTCTCGAGACGGTTCATGGCATTTTCCAGTCAGATGGCAACTTCTGCGATAAGGAAGCCAGCTTTCTCCAAACCCTCGAAAAACTGCTCAATGCGGATAATGAAAACTTCTACCAGGAAATGTCCAAGGTGCTGGAGAGTTTGAAGTTTTAG
- a CDS encoding phosphatidylglycerophosphatase A yields the protein MTPGARWTTVLPSPLVINLATLGPLGFWGKAPGTVGSVAGILWYTAAFHFLNPVGYVLLLAASIYFAVAICGEAEVRMFKRDPGEVILDEVVAIPVCFIGLQPAITQLGSWAWIMLLAGFGVFRFFDILKPLGIKSLQSKPGGWGVVIDDVAAALATCVVLHIGWIIYIVNFL from the coding sequence ATGACGCCGGGTGCCCGCTGGACAACGGTATTACCATCTCCATTGGTCATTAATCTTGCAACCCTTGGACCGCTTGGTTTCTGGGGAAAGGCTCCCGGGACCGTTGGCTCGGTGGCAGGCATTCTTTGGTACACCGCTGCGTTTCATTTTCTGAATCCAGTTGGGTATGTCCTGTTGCTTGCCGCATCGATTTACTTTGCAGTGGCGATCTGTGGTGAAGCGGAAGTGCGTATGTTCAAACGCGATCCTGGAGAAGTCATTCTGGATGAGGTTGTTGCCATACCCGTTTGCTTTATCGGGCTTCAGCCCGCGATTACTCAGCTTGGCAGCTGGGCGTGGATCATGCTGCTTGCTGGATTTGGTGTCTTTCGATTTTTCGATATCCTCAAGCCACTGGGCATAAAAAGCCTTCAGAGCAAACCAGGAGGGTGGGGTGTTGTCATAGATGATGTAGCAGCAGCCCTGGCAACCTGTGTCGTGCTCCACATTGGCTGGATTATATACATTGTGAATTTTTTATAG
- the coaD gene encoding pantetheine-phosphate adenylyltransferase — MRRAVYAGTFDPVTNGHLDILERACRLFDEVVIAVAPNKEKKPIFTVDERIELLAEHLKNIPNARAEILEGLTVDFAKKMDAIAIVRGLRAVSDFEYEFQMAQMNRHLDDEIETIFLMPSEDYFFTSSNLIKAVASYSSQERIEKFIPRNVAKALSERFAKR; from the coding sequence ATGAGACGCGCAGTATATGCAGGAACTTTCGATCCGGTAACCAACGGCCATCTGGATATTCTGGAACGGGCCTGTCGTTTATTTGACGAGGTTGTGATCGCTGTTGCTCCCAATAAGGAGAAAAAGCCGATCTTCACCGTCGACGAGCGCATCGAGCTACTAGCGGAGCATCTCAAGAACATCCCCAATGCGCGAGCTGAGATCCTGGAGGGCCTGACTGTGGATTTTGCCAAAAAAATGGATGCCATCGCCATCGTCCGGGGGCTGAGGGCAGTATCGGACTTCGAATATGAATTCCAGATGGCTCAAATGAACCGGCATCTCGATGATGAGATAGAGACCATTTTCCTGATGCCAAGTGAGGATTACTTCTTCACCAGCTCCAATCTGATCAAGGCAGTCGCCTCCTATTCGTCACAGGAACGCATTGAGAAATTCATTCCAAGGAATGTAGCAAAAGCGCTGAGCGAAAGGTTTGCAAAGCGATGA
- a CDS encoding two-component system sensor histidine kinase NtrB — protein MPPARKSSHLERILGRVDDLDSVNLTILVQRLARERALLETVFNTIQEGILVIDELGRIEYANEAGCRVIGLKEEDVGTAILWRIVPELAKSLNFTAEGPAQVLPAVAREFEISYPEHRFVRLYLVPFESPEDEVSARFTLILSDISEEKATTQELIENERLSSIFDLAAGVAHEIGNPLNSLTIHLQLLKRQLAKVESCDQTGKMDSSLDVCIGEVQRLDGIITHFLQAIRPQLPDLQDVQLLDILTEVLDFQATEMKDLGIEVVIDIDEPPPMILGDRHQIKQVFFNVAKNAMEAMDAGGKLRFSVRVDDAFVFLFVADTGKGIAQDDLPRVFQPYYTSKADGHGLGMLVVRRIMRDHGGQIGIDSREGTGTIVTLQFPLKSRRVRMLETEDK, from the coding sequence ATGCCTCCAGCTCGCAAATCAAGCCATCTCGAACGCATTTTAGGGCGTGTTGACGATTTGGACTCAGTTAACCTGACCATTCTGGTTCAGCGACTGGCCCGCGAGCGTGCACTCCTTGAAACAGTTTTCAACACGATCCAAGAAGGCATTCTGGTCATCGATGAACTGGGGCGGATCGAATATGCCAACGAGGCAGGGTGTCGGGTCATTGGTTTGAAGGAGGAGGATGTTGGCACGGCAATCCTCTGGCGGATTGTGCCCGAGCTGGCCAAATCGCTGAACTTCACGGCTGAAGGGCCGGCTCAGGTTTTACCTGCAGTGGCCCGTGAATTTGAGATTTCCTACCCGGAGCATCGTTTTGTGCGGCTCTATCTCGTCCCGTTTGAAAGCCCGGAAGATGAGGTCAGCGCCCGCTTTACCCTGATTTTGTCAGATATTTCAGAGGAAAAGGCCACCACTCAGGAGTTGATCGAGAATGAACGGCTCTCGTCGATTTTCGATCTGGCCGCAGGGGTGGCCCATGAGATCGGCAACCCTTTGAATTCGCTCACCATTCACTTGCAGTTGCTCAAGCGGCAACTGGCCAAGGTTGAGTCATGTGATCAGACCGGAAAAATGGATTCCTCACTCGATGTTTGCATTGGAGAGGTCCAGCGTCTGGACGGGATCATCACCCACTTTCTCCAAGCCATTCGTCCACAGTTGCCCGATTTGCAGGATGTGCAGTTGCTGGATATCCTGACTGAAGTATTAGACTTCCAGGCCACAGAGATGAAGGACCTCGGGATTGAAGTGGTTATCGATATTGACGAACCCCCGCCCATGATTCTCGGGGACAGGCATCAGATCAAGCAGGTCTTCTTCAACGTGGCGAAAAATGCGATGGAGGCCATGGATGCCGGTGGCAAGCTGCGTTTCTCGGTTCGTGTCGATGATGCCTTCGTTTTTCTCTTTGTCGCCGACACAGGGAAGGGGATTGCCCAGGATGATCTCCCGCGGGTCTTTCAGCCTTACTACACCAGCAAAGCGGATGGGCACGGTCTCGGTATGCTGGTGGTTCGCCGTATCATGCGGGACCACGGCGGTCAGATCGGCATCGACAGTCGCGAAGGTACCGGAACGATCGTAACCCTGCAATTCCCTCTCAAATCCCGTCGAGTCCGCATGCTCGAAACCGAGGACAAGTGA
- a CDS encoding zinc-dependent peptidase: MSVWEQIKALFVSEEPVDAVFKEAWLEHLNHNLPIYKRLPDELKICLRQKIARFIATTYFEACGGLELTDEIILTIAGQACLLIVNHPGEPYPNLKTVIVYPAAFKSVQRQVDALGIVTEREIARTGESWSNGTVVLAWDSVAHGARNIFDGNNVTLHEFAHQLDQENARSDGVPILHTPEAYRTWANVLSDDFERLVDRAERGKKSVMDHYGATNMAEFFSVATESFFEKPRQMYKKHPELYQELSTYYRLDPRVWFLPS, translated from the coding sequence GTGAGTGTTTGGGAGCAAATCAAGGCATTGTTTGTTTCAGAAGAACCTGTTGACGCTGTGTTCAAAGAGGCTTGGCTGGAGCATTTGAATCACAATTTGCCCATCTACAAAAGATTGCCAGATGAGCTCAAGATTTGCCTCAGACAAAAAATTGCCCGGTTCATTGCGACCACTTACTTTGAGGCCTGTGGTGGTTTGGAGCTGACGGATGAGATTATCCTGACTATAGCTGGCCAGGCCTGTCTGCTTATTGTTAATCATCCCGGTGAGCCTTACCCGAATTTAAAAACGGTGATTGTCTATCCTGCCGCATTCAAGTCTGTCCAACGCCAGGTGGATGCATTGGGCATTGTTACAGAAAGAGAGATTGCCCGTACAGGTGAATCCTGGAGTAATGGAACTGTGGTCCTGGCCTGGGATTCTGTTGCCCATGGAGCGCGAAATATCTTTGATGGGAATAATGTTACGCTCCATGAGTTTGCTCATCAGTTGGATCAAGAGAATGCGCGAAGTGACGGAGTCCCCATTTTACATACCCCGGAAGCATACCGGACATGGGCCAATGTCTTGAGTGATGATTTCGAGCGTTTGGTTGATCGAGCAGAGCGTGGCAAGAAGTCAGTGATGGACCACTATGGGGCAACGAATATGGCTGAGTTCTTTTCAGTTGCGACGGAATCTTTTTTTGAAAAACCACGTCAGATGTATAAAAAGCATCCGGAACTTTATCAGGAGCTCTCAACCTATTACCGACTCGACCCTCGAGTCTGGTTTCTGCCGTCTTAG
- a CDS encoding bifunctional serine/threonine-protein kinase/formylglycine-generating enzyme family protein, translating into MSNTPLSNGLLVFERFRLKMLLGRGGMGVVWLARDEELEIDIALKFLSEDLFRDSSALRDLKKETRRGMALSHPNIVRVYGFYSSNNGAAVAMEFVEGNTLCSLRDTRLNDAFEVDELKPWIAELCSALHYAHTEAEIVHRDLKPGNLMVDHRNRLKVADFGIASSLSDAQTRITGTVSPRGTLSYMSPQQLLGQRPCISHDIYSLGATLYDLLTGKPPFYSGDISLQIRETQPPSIAERREELEFIGYPLTKEWEETIAACLSKDASKRPRTAMEVLQRLNLQDYEPARSGSAFPFDKAATSKDTPAISEPTVYEPIPFTPRAEPTQAQPETKTGNTDVTTEPALTTTHSVVTASRWSGLRTALMVFVSVLAGGAIVFYATKELITVESRSNKMGFGINEPDYNPPPVQQFPNSLTTSEGEWNHQPPNSNNRPIPPPGMATGTTGQMAPPQNARPGMGQAGPRTQGPLLQTSSEPREVLDEPVAGKDFDLPGSDLIFSWVPSKEFLVGSPPFDTRANDDEKPITRVIFTRGYWISRYETTQGEFQKAMGSNPSHHKGEPNLPVDSVTWYEAMKFCDRLNKKYADIIPAGYTFSLPSQSQFEYASSAGINRIHGGANVREKAWGNFKGVSETQPVGQLEPNNWEVYDTFGNVAEWCLDWYADTLPGNEVVDWVGPAKGEYKVVKGGTIKHDPWGLRVFSRNAIAPNERDALIGFRVALVPINSHHIARN; encoded by the coding sequence ATGAGCAACACTCCCCTAAGTAACGGATTACTCGTTTTCGAGCGATTCCGCCTCAAGATGTTACTTGGGCGTGGGGGGATGGGTGTTGTCTGGCTGGCACGCGACGAGGAACTGGAAATCGACATTGCGCTGAAATTCCTCTCGGAAGACCTTTTCCGGGACAGCTCGGCGCTCCGCGATTTGAAAAAAGAAACCCGTCGTGGCATGGCCTTGTCACATCCCAATATTGTTCGCGTCTACGGCTTCTATTCGAGTAATAATGGAGCTGCCGTCGCCATGGAATTCGTGGAAGGCAACACCCTTTGCAGCCTGCGAGACACCCGCCTGAATGACGCCTTTGAGGTAGACGAGCTGAAGCCCTGGATTGCGGAGCTCTGCTCTGCCTTACACTATGCCCACACAGAAGCAGAAATTGTCCACCGGGATCTCAAACCTGGTAATTTGATGGTGGATCATCGCAATCGCCTGAAAGTGGCTGATTTCGGCATCGCGTCCAGTCTGTCTGACGCGCAAACACGCATAACCGGAACGGTCTCGCCACGAGGCACGCTATCCTACATGAGCCCCCAGCAGCTGCTTGGACAGCGGCCCTGCATTTCTCACGACATCTATAGCCTTGGGGCGACCCTGTATGACCTCCTGACTGGTAAACCACCTTTTTATTCCGGTGATATCAGCCTGCAAATTCGGGAAACTCAACCACCCTCCATTGCAGAAAGGCGGGAAGAGTTGGAATTCATTGGATATCCATTGACCAAGGAGTGGGAGGAAACGATTGCGGCATGCCTATCCAAGGATGCTTCCAAACGCCCGCGCACAGCAATGGAAGTCCTCCAGCGGTTGAATTTGCAGGACTATGAACCGGCTCGCAGTGGCAGCGCATTTCCCTTCGATAAGGCAGCCACCAGTAAAGACACGCCTGCGATTTCCGAACCAACTGTCTATGAGCCCATTCCATTCACGCCAAGGGCTGAGCCCACTCAAGCCCAGCCAGAAACCAAGACTGGAAACACGGATGTCACAACGGAGCCTGCCTTAACGACCACACATAGTGTTGTCACAGCTTCTCGTTGGTCCGGACTCAGGACAGCCCTCATGGTTTTTGTCAGCGTTCTGGCAGGAGGTGCCATTGTCTTCTATGCGACCAAAGAACTGATCACTGTGGAATCTAGAAGTAACAAAATGGGTTTTGGAATCAATGAACCTGATTACAACCCGCCACCTGTCCAGCAATTCCCGAATTCCCTTACGACATCCGAAGGAGAATGGAACCACCAGCCACCTAACAGCAATAATCGACCGATACCTCCACCAGGCATGGCTACAGGTACCACTGGGCAAATGGCTCCACCACAGAATGCCAGGCCAGGAATGGGGCAAGCTGGACCACGGACACAGGGGCCTTTATTGCAAACTTCATCCGAGCCAAGAGAAGTTCTTGATGAACCCGTAGCCGGGAAAGACTTTGATTTACCTGGCAGTGATTTGATTTTTTCCTGGGTCCCGTCAAAGGAATTCCTGGTTGGATCTCCTCCTTTTGACACCCGGGCAAATGACGATGAGAAACCGATCACTCGGGTCATTTTCACCAGAGGCTACTGGATCAGTCGGTATGAAACAACTCAGGGCGAATTCCAGAAGGCAATGGGCAGTAACCCAAGTCATCATAAAGGAGAGCCCAACCTGCCCGTGGACTCGGTCACCTGGTACGAAGCAATGAAGTTTTGCGATCGTTTAAACAAAAAATATGCAGATATCATTCCTGCTGGATATACCTTTTCTCTACCATCGCAGTCTCAATTTGAATATGCTTCCTCTGCTGGCATAAACAGAATACACGGTGGTGCTAATGTCAGGGAAAAGGCTTGGGGAAATTTCAAGGGAGTCAGCGAGACTCAGCCAGTGGGCCAACTGGAACCAAACAACTGGGAAGTTTACGACACTTTTGGCAATGTGGCGGAATGGTGCCTAGACTGGTATGCAGACACACTGCCTGGAAACGAAGTTGTTGACTGGGTCGGTCCGGCCAAGGGCGAATATAAGGTTGTCAAAGGTGGCACAATCAAGCACGACCCATGGGGTCTCCGAGTTTTTTCCCGGAATGCCATCGCCCCCAATGAACGAGACGCATTGATTGGCTTTCGCGTTGCATTGGTCCCAATTAACTCACACCATATCGCGCGAAACTAG
- a CDS encoding helix-turn-helix transcriptional regulator has product MTMQRIHFTELTEFHKFLGLPAPENPLFSVVSVSSRKPGNITSCADKEIVLSSDFYSISLKHITSGEIFYGRTKYDCKNGTMIFMAPEQEVRLVGLNIESTGRTILFHEDFIRGHKIKEEIRKYNYFSYAVNEALHLSPKEEQMISGLIDQIEAEYHNNQDEFSKELILSQLDTLLKYANRFYHRQFLHRKENSSDLLDKFIDEMEGYIADNRQEEKTIPAVEDIANAMAMTPRYLSDALKVETGKTAMENLHLHLINKAKDLLLKPDATVATVAYDLGFEYPQYFARLFKKKTGLTPTEYRQSYN; this is encoded by the coding sequence ATGACCATGCAAAGAATACATTTCACAGAACTAACGGAATTTCATAAATTCCTAGGTCTTCCTGCCCCGGAAAATCCACTGTTTTCTGTGGTCAGTGTGTCGTCACGAAAGCCAGGAAATATAACAAGTTGTGCTGATAAGGAAATAGTGCTTAGCAGTGATTTCTACTCCATATCGCTTAAGCACATTACATCGGGTGAAATTTTTTATGGCCGGACAAAGTATGACTGCAAAAACGGCACAATGATTTTCATGGCGCCTGAGCAGGAAGTCCGACTGGTAGGACTAAACATCGAGTCCACTGGGCGAACTATTCTGTTCCATGAAGACTTTATCCGAGGTCACAAAATTAAAGAGGAGATCAGGAAGTACAACTATTTCAGCTATGCAGTAAATGAAGCGCTGCACTTATCTCCGAAAGAGGAACAAATGATTTCAGGACTGATTGATCAGATTGAAGCAGAATACCACAACAATCAGGACGAATTCAGTAAGGAGCTGATTCTCTCTCAGCTGGATACGTTATTGAAATACGCCAACCGTTTCTATCACCGTCAATTCCTCCACCGTAAAGAGAATAGCTCCGACTTGCTCGATAAGTTCATTGATGAAATGGAAGGCTATATAGCAGATAATCGACAGGAAGAAAAAACCATCCCTGCAGTAGAAGACATCGCGAACGCCATGGCGATGACCCCGCGCTACCTAAGCGATGCTTTAAAAGTGGAGACAGGGAAAACAGCGATGGAAAACCTTCATTTACACCTTATCAACAAGGCAAAGGACCTGTTACTAAAACCCGACGCGACTGTTGCAACGGTTGCTTACGACCTTGGGTTCGAGTATCCACAGTATTTCGCGCGCTTATTCAAAAAGAAAACAGGCCTGACTCCAACCGAATACAGGCAGTCCTATAATTAG
- a CDS encoding AsmA family protein: MKKLLIGIGLVVVIAIAVCLIMLGSIASSVVKSAINTYGPQMTGTDVTVDSVSIQPYIGRGEISDLKVANPKGYSSPEAFTLESVSISLSPSSLLTDTIVINEITISKPVFAYERELLSSNISTLLDNIKTNTKKTDKAASEDAAADGDGTQKSFILKKVVVTGGVVNLGVLGQSSTVKLPEINLESVSPEGISAAEVTQKVLDIVLEKVMVAATKLAVNVATDPTGTAQGVTDAALGTASDVTKSVTGAVEGLFGGKKSDDEKKE, encoded by the coding sequence ATGAAAAAGCTACTAATCGGAATTGGACTTGTCGTCGTCATCGCAATTGCTGTCTGCCTGATCATGCTTGGCAGCATTGCAAGCTCAGTTGTTAAAAGTGCAATCAACACTTATGGGCCTCAAATGACTGGAACAGACGTAACAGTCGATAGTGTTTCCATTCAACCTTACATAGGACGTGGCGAAATCAGTGACCTCAAGGTAGCAAACCCGAAAGGATATAGTAGCCCGGAAGCCTTCACTCTCGAGTCCGTATCGATCAGCCTCTCTCCCAGCTCGTTACTTACAGACACCATCGTTATCAACGAAATCACCATCAGTAAGCCTGTTTTCGCCTACGAGCGTGAGCTTCTCTCAAGCAACATCAGCACCCTGCTTGATAATATCAAAACAAACACCAAGAAAACAGATAAGGCTGCCTCCGAAGATGCGGCCGCAGATGGTGACGGAACTCAGAAATCCTTTATCCTTAAGAAGGTTGTTGTGACCGGTGGAGTCGTCAACCTGGGCGTCCTTGGACAATCAAGCACGGTGAAATTACCGGAAATCAATCTGGAAAGCGTCAGCCCGGAAGGCATTAGCGCAGCAGAAGTAACCCAAAAAGTCCTCGATATCGTCCTGGAAAAAGTCATGGTCGCTGCAACAAAATTGGCCGTTAATGTCGCCACTGATCCAACTGGGACTGCCCAGGGAGTTACCGATGCAGCCCTCGGCACTGCAAGCGATGTCACGAAAAGTGTCACCGGTGCAGTTGAAGGCCTTTTTGGCGGCAAGAAAAGTGACGACGAGAAGAAGGAGTAA